The following are encoded in a window of Haloarcula hispanica ATCC 33960 genomic DNA:
- a CDS encoding penicillin acylase family protein, translated as MPAQHQQSRRHLTRRTLLKTGAAVTGMTGIGAVETELAYAQDDDATVTIRRDDYGVPHVYARDADSRDPVFYGFGYATAADRLYQLELYRRYYHGTVAAVLGSGDGDTDWVQFDIEARRNTAGEPSLDEQAAEQLTADQRAVLQAFTDGINRYITDVRESEELEFHQAFQEHGFEPEAFTTADTAGMFVASMAYFSGFQLETLSATVLDALTQETGSEQRATELFEDLQWGNDPGCPTSTVQPSDAYSPPYTDVGAGSTPNVTGGQETDRVTRGATGASVTPSNLVTGGDYTPPTDADGMHEAEMERMRTLASGLDSLGLPIKYGSNALAVQGDITASGDALLMGGPQMGFNTPSIMYEASLHGPDFDVTGVTVTGYPFIMFGHNRNGALTSTAGIDNCIQMFTESITTNASGPDTYTFQGEEYEVETAEQTITVADGEDVTYTERFTRHGVVTQWDPDNGEALAQTKSYAGRHMNCWRAFYECQFATDAEEFQESAQRCDYALNFMWADKDGDIAYVHLGRYPDSEAVDWDTRLPADGTQYELTSADYLRAADGDVPYAINPAPGYSAQWNNKPAPDWNNGDLSYSWATDHRVQRIINLVEQRLVQEGTVDYEFLKTVIYDISFTDLRSIRYREHLLDALSDADLSGTEQQARDELASWDHFAQADGEDNEGRHSAGYTIWDATFPYILEEVFSETFGSAYGPASYFLDYDYGRGTLMRVLNPAETALPTQAEYADGDITDALVRAFRTAVSELAERYDGDPESWRREAALHEFDNLALFGMPIGVTSAGNTALMNRGTENHVVRLSDDPQAENILPPGNDGYVAPDGTTGEHYDDQLAMFEDFEYKQLLFADAAIESATTETRELTRSASPADGATDDTPTSEGTETDASTVAGGATTPAETESTVTATETNTGTAASGPGFTALTGATAVLGTALAWLYRQDDNTS; from the coding sequence ATGCCAGCACAGCACCAGCAATCGCGGCGGCACCTCACACGACGAACGCTCCTGAAGACGGGCGCGGCGGTCACCGGCATGACCGGTATCGGAGCCGTGGAGACGGAGCTAGCGTACGCACAGGACGATGACGCGACGGTCACGATACGACGAGACGACTACGGCGTGCCACACGTCTACGCCCGCGACGCCGACAGCCGTGACCCGGTGTTCTATGGGTTCGGATACGCGACCGCGGCCGACCGGCTCTACCAGCTAGAACTGTACCGGCGGTACTATCACGGGACTGTCGCAGCGGTCCTCGGCTCGGGTGACGGGGACACCGACTGGGTCCAGTTCGATATCGAGGCGCGGCGCAACACCGCCGGCGAGCCGTCACTCGACGAGCAGGCCGCTGAGCAGTTGACGGCGGACCAGCGAGCGGTCCTGCAGGCGTTTACCGACGGCATCAACCGGTACATTACCGACGTCCGTGAGAGCGAGGAGCTGGAATTCCACCAGGCGTTTCAGGAGCACGGGTTCGAGCCCGAGGCGTTTACTACGGCGGACACCGCGGGGATGTTCGTCGCCAGTATGGCATATTTCAGCGGCTTCCAGCTGGAGACCCTCAGCGCGACTGTCCTCGACGCACTCACACAGGAAACAGGGAGCGAACAGCGTGCCACGGAGCTCTTCGAGGACCTGCAGTGGGGTAACGACCCCGGCTGCCCGACCTCGACAGTCCAGCCATCGGATGCCTACTCCCCTCCCTATACTGATGTCGGGGCAGGGTCGACACCCAACGTGACCGGGGGACAGGAGACAGACAGGGTGACGCGCGGGGCAACCGGCGCGTCTGTGACGCCGAGCAACTTGGTCACCGGTGGTGACTACACGCCACCAACTGACGCCGACGGGATGCACGAGGCAGAGATGGAGCGGATGCGAACGCTTGCGTCCGGACTCGACAGTCTTGGCCTCCCGATTAAGTACGGCAGCAACGCCCTCGCTGTTCAGGGTGATATCACGGCCAGTGGCGATGCGCTACTGATGGGCGGGCCACAGATGGGGTTCAACACGCCTTCGATAATGTACGAGGCGAGCCTGCACGGGCCGGATTTCGACGTCACCGGTGTCACCGTTACCGGGTATCCGTTCATCATGTTCGGACACAACCGCAACGGGGCACTGACCTCGACCGCCGGGATCGACAACTGCATCCAGATGTTCACGGAGTCGATCACCACCAACGCGTCGGGTCCGGACACGTACACCTTCCAGGGCGAGGAGTACGAGGTCGAAACAGCCGAGCAGACGATCACTGTCGCCGACGGCGAGGACGTGACGTATACTGAACGGTTCACACGCCATGGTGTCGTGACACAGTGGGACCCCGACAACGGGGAAGCGCTGGCGCAGACGAAGTCATACGCCGGCCGGCACATGAACTGCTGGCGGGCCTTCTACGAGTGTCAGTTCGCGACGGACGCCGAGGAGTTCCAGGAGTCAGCACAGCGCTGTGACTATGCACTGAACTTCATGTGGGCAGACAAGGACGGCGACATCGCGTATGTTCACTTGGGACGGTATCCGGACAGCGAAGCAGTCGACTGGGACACTCGGTTGCCGGCCGACGGAACGCAGTACGAACTCACGTCGGCGGACTACCTGCGCGCGGCTGACGGTGACGTGCCCTACGCGATCAACCCCGCCCCGGGGTACTCGGCACAGTGGAACAACAAACCCGCACCGGACTGGAACAACGGCGACCTGAGCTATTCGTGGGCGACCGACCACCGCGTGCAGCGGATCATCAATCTGGTCGAACAGCGGTTAGTACAGGAGGGGACAGTCGATTATGAGTTCCTGAAGACCGTTATCTACGATATCTCCTTCACCGATCTGCGTTCGATTCGGTACAGAGAGCATCTGCTCGACGCGCTTTCGGACGCAGACCTCTCCGGCACCGAACAGCAAGCCCGCGACGAACTGGCTTCGTGGGACCACTTCGCCCAGGCCGACGGCGAAGACAACGAGGGACGCCACTCTGCCGGCTACACGATCTGGGATGCGACGTTCCCGTACATTCTGGAAGAGGTTTTCAGCGAGACGTTCGGGAGCGCATACGGACCGGCATCGTACTTCCTCGACTACGACTACGGGCGCGGCACCCTGATGCGGGTCCTCAACCCGGCGGAGACAGCACTGCCGACGCAGGCCGAGTACGCCGATGGAGATATCACGGACGCGCTGGTCAGGGCGTTCCGGACCGCAGTGAGCGAACTCGCCGAGCGATACGACGGCGACCCGGAGTCCTGGCGGCGTGAGGCAGCCCTGCACGAGTTCGACAACCTCGCGCTGTTCGGGATGCCTATCGGCGTCACGTCCGCGGGGAACACAGCGCTGATGAACCGTGGGACCGAGAATCACGTCGTCCGGCTCAGCGACGACCCGCAGGCAGAGAACATCCTCCCGCCCGGAAACGACGGCTACGTCGCTCCAGACGGCACTACCGGCGAACATTACGACGACCAGCTGGCGATGTTCGAGGACTTCGAGTACAAACAGTTGTTGTTCGCTGACGCCGCCAT